One genomic window of Desulfurococcus mucosus DSM 2162 includes the following:
- a CDS encoding 30S ribosomal protein S25e, translating into MSEKKKPAPQTPSEKGARANIFEPSEDLLKRLKTAVSKQGVKYYTPYTLAQELNIRISVARKLLREAEKRGIVKLYSGGRRAPVYIPAQ; encoded by the coding sequence ATGTCGGAGAAGAAGAAGCCTGCCCCGCAGACACCAAGCGAGAAGGGGGCTAGGGCAAACATATTCGAGCCCAGCGAGGACTTGTTGAAGAGGTTGAAGACAGCTGTTTCCAAGCAGGGTGTAAAATACTATACCCCATATACACTGGCACAAGAGCTGAACATCAGGATAAGCGTCGCCAGGAAGCTGCTCAGGGAGGCTGAGAAGAGAGGCATAGTGAAGCTCTACAGTGGCGGTAGACGTGCACCGGTCTACATCCCAGCACAATAG
- a CDS encoding DUF120 domain-containing protein, with the protein MEASSRTRRARTLRGRVIEGLGEGCRYISLYRDAIRRALGIEPYPGTLNIELIDPPVFNINMGEAIRVESPGPEYGDVLAVKAWINSIPVYIIRPVKTRHPASIIEVVSQHNLRRSLGIRTGDIIEIQVEEGSHAPKD; encoded by the coding sequence ATGGAGGCATCCAGCCGTACTAGGCGAGCCAGAACGCTGAGGGGAAGGGTGATTGAAGGATTAGGCGAGGGATGCAGGTATATCAGCCTTTACCGTGACGCCATACGTAGGGCCCTCGGGATAGAACCATACCCCGGCACACTCAACATAGAGCTCATCGATCCACCGGTCTTCAACATTAACATGGGGGAAGCCATCAGGGTGGAGTCCCCTGGCCCAGAGTACGGTGACGTCTTAGCAGTGAAGGCGTGGATCAATAGTATCCCAGTATACATTATAAGGCCGGTTAAAACACGGCATCCAGCAAGCATCATAGAGGTGGTCTCACAGCATAATTTGAGGAGGAGCCTCGGCATCAGGACAGGAGACATCATTGAGATCCAGGTTGAGGAGGGATCACACGCCCCCAAGGACTGA